One genomic segment of Occultella kanbiaonis includes these proteins:
- a CDS encoding DNA glycosylase AlkZ-like family protein has translation MDAQRPIVTVSRAGALRYRWRRQGLAHAGPVGVAEAPALDLGVQDTGPMGSAWALWLRGVDPATAEPELALAWTLRGAPHAYRRADLPGVMQAVSPFSEADAAKRVYDASRPLRGAGIDVLDALDVVARHMREIVKEPTVKGEMSAQLTARVDEPYLRYCRVCRATHLYEQPFRLSALYAGLELDPGTSPPVLRRIPGWRRRSHGPARAPRGPGTAPEHLQVVRAYLRLLGPATPKEVAAYLDAPVRDVVAAWPADAVAVEVEGRPSWLLEPDVPALVEADGSGGADDALEVRLLGAFDPLLQAKDRDLLVPDEAGRKDLFRTIGRPGAVAAGGEILGTWRPLTKGSTVSIRFTPWLSVDPALRRVVEDRGAELARWRGREFGGLVEE, from the coding sequence ATGGATGCGCAGCGGCCCATCGTCACCGTCTCCCGCGCCGGCGCGCTGCGGTACCGCTGGCGCCGTCAAGGGCTGGCCCATGCCGGGCCGGTCGGCGTCGCCGAGGCGCCCGCACTCGACCTGGGCGTGCAGGACACCGGCCCGATGGGGTCCGCCTGGGCGTTGTGGTTGCGTGGCGTCGACCCGGCGACGGCGGAGCCCGAGTTGGCGCTCGCGTGGACGTTGCGCGGGGCACCGCACGCGTACCGGCGGGCCGATCTGCCCGGGGTGATGCAGGCGGTCTCACCGTTCTCCGAGGCGGACGCCGCGAAGCGGGTGTACGACGCGTCCAGGCCGCTGCGCGGGGCCGGCATCGACGTCCTCGACGCGCTCGACGTCGTCGCCCGGCACATGCGCGAGATCGTCAAGGAGCCGACGGTCAAGGGTGAGATGTCCGCGCAGCTGACGGCCCGCGTGGACGAGCCGTACCTGCGCTACTGCCGGGTGTGCAGGGCTACGCACCTGTACGAGCAGCCGTTCCGGCTCAGCGCCCTGTACGCCGGGCTGGAATTGGACCCGGGCACCTCGCCCCCGGTGCTGCGCCGGATCCCGGGCTGGCGTCGCCGCAGCCACGGTCCGGCCCGCGCCCCGCGGGGTCCGGGCACAGCACCCGAGCACCTGCAGGTCGTCCGCGCCTACCTGCGCCTGCTCGGCCCGGCCACCCCCAAGGAGGTGGCCGCCTACCTGGACGCGCCGGTCCGGGACGTGGTCGCCGCCTGGCCAGCGGACGCCGTCGCGGTGGAGGTCGAGGGTCGCCCGTCGTGGCTGCTGGAGCCGGATGTGCCCGCCCTCGTCGAGGCCGACGGGTCGGGCGGCGCCGACGACGCGCTCGAGGTGCGCCTGCTTGGCGCGTTCGACCCGTTGCTGCAGGCGAAGGACCGGGACCTGCTGGTGCCGGACGAGGCCGGCCGCAAGGATCTGTTCCGGACCATCGGCAGACCGGGTGCGGTCGCAGCCGGCGGCGAGATCCTCGGCACCTGGCGCCCGCTCACCAAGGGCAGCACCGTGAGCATCCGGTTCACACCCTGGCTGTCGGTCGACCCGGCCCTGCGCCGCGTGGTCGAGGACCGGGGCGCGGAACTCGCCCGGTGGCGAGGTCGGGAGTTCGGCGGCCTCGTCGAGGAGTAG
- a CDS encoding LacI family DNA-binding transcriptional regulator — protein sequence MSRRTGVPTLEDVARAAGVSRATASRVVNADERVQDATREAVLAAIRDLGYSPNLAARSLVTRRTDTIAVVVPESDERVFNDPFFAGTLRGVTKALALTELQMVLLIGSPGDGDGRLDRYIRGRHTDGAIIVSHHANDNLWRSVAEVSLPTVFLGRPFAEHPGLTFVDVDNVAAAALATGYLVDSGRTRIGTVAGPADMSAGADRLEGWRSVLTEHGLPADAVELGDFTVAGGGDAMTRLLAGHPDLDAVFVASDLMASGAMDAIRASGRAIPTDIAVVGMDNLELATRTRPPLTTVVNPVDEMATQAVAMLLAQLEGGPILEPVTMPTELVVRESA from the coding sequence ATGTCACGACGAACCGGCGTTCCGACGCTCGAGGATGTCGCGCGCGCGGCCGGTGTCTCGCGGGCCACCGCCTCCCGGGTCGTCAACGCGGACGAGCGGGTCCAGGACGCCACCCGCGAGGCCGTCCTGGCGGCGATCCGCGACCTCGGCTACAGCCCGAACCTGGCCGCCCGCTCGCTCGTCACCCGGCGGACGGACACGATCGCCGTCGTGGTGCCGGAGTCCGACGAGCGGGTCTTCAACGACCCGTTCTTCGCGGGGACCCTGCGCGGCGTGACGAAGGCGCTCGCGCTCACCGAGCTGCAGATGGTGCTGTTGATCGGCAGCCCGGGCGACGGCGACGGCCGACTGGACCGGTACATCCGCGGCCGCCACACCGACGGCGCCATCATCGTCTCCCACCACGCGAACGACAATCTGTGGCGGTCCGTGGCCGAGGTCAGCCTGCCCACGGTGTTCCTGGGCCGCCCGTTCGCCGAGCACCCCGGCCTGACGTTCGTGGACGTCGACAACGTCGCGGCCGCGGCGCTCGCCACCGGGTACCTGGTGGACTCCGGCCGGACGAGGATCGGCACCGTCGCGGGTCCCGCGGACATGAGCGCCGGTGCGGACCGGCTCGAAGGCTGGCGCAGCGTGCTCACCGAGCACGGCCTGCCGGCCGACGCCGTCGAACTCGGTGACTTCACCGTGGCGGGTGGCGGCGACGCGATGACGCGCCTGCTCGCCGGCCACCCAGACCTCGACGCCGTGTTCGTCGCCTCGGACCTGATGGCCAGCGGGGCCATGGACGCGATCCGCGCGAGCGGGCGCGCGATCCCCACGGACATCGCCGTGGTCGGCATGGACAACCTCGAGCTGGCGACCCGGACCCGGCCACCGCTGACCACGGTGGTGAACCCGGTCGACGAGATGGCCACCCAGGCGGTCGCCATGCTGCTGGCGCAGCTCGAGGGCGGTCCCATCCTCGAGCCCGTGACGATGCCGACGGAACTCGTGGTGCGCGAGTCCGCCTGA
- a CDS encoding carbohydrate ABC transporter permease produces the protein MSSIPVIAQSAGPGAARWAARRRGRATGGANRRPGWVTYAILAVVLLIAVYPLYYTLQLASSDAVSIARNPIPSLVPEGNLFANIAEVLGGRVPFGKAFVNSMIISVSAAVSVVAFSTLAGFSFAKLRYRGRGPLLVFVIATMAVPTQLGIVPMFILFTELGWANNLIGVIVPAMVSAFGVFWMTQYLDQALPYELIEAARVDGASMIRTFWHVALPAARPAAAMLGLFTFVQHWVAFFWPFIILTSNNPTLPMAVQLLQANYFTDYSLVMAGVLVTTFPLLILFVVAGRQLVSGIMAGAVKG, from the coding sequence ATGTCCTCGATCCCCGTCATCGCGCAGAGCGCCGGCCCGGGGGCCGCACGCTGGGCGGCCCGGCGACGCGGGCGTGCGACCGGTGGCGCGAACCGCCGGCCGGGCTGGGTCACCTACGCGATCCTCGCCGTGGTCCTGCTGATCGCGGTGTATCCGCTCTACTACACGCTCCAGCTCGCCTCCTCGGACGCGGTCTCGATCGCGCGCAACCCGATCCCGAGCCTGGTGCCCGAGGGGAACCTGTTCGCGAACATCGCCGAGGTGCTCGGCGGCCGCGTCCCGTTCGGCAAGGCGTTCGTGAACTCGATGATCATCTCGGTCAGCGCCGCCGTCTCGGTCGTCGCGTTCTCGACCCTGGCCGGGTTCTCGTTCGCGAAACTGCGTTACCGGGGCCGCGGGCCGCTCCTGGTGTTCGTGATCGCGACCATGGCCGTGCCCACCCAGCTCGGCATCGTGCCGATGTTCATCCTGTTCACCGAGCTCGGCTGGGCGAACAACCTGATCGGCGTCATCGTGCCGGCCATGGTCTCCGCGTTCGGAGTGTTCTGGATGACCCAGTACCTGGACCAGGCCCTCCCGTACGAACTCATCGAGGCCGCCCGGGTGGACGGTGCGTCGATGATCCGGACGTTCTGGCACGTGGCCCTGCCGGCCGCTCGGCCGGCCGCCGCGATGCTCGGTCTCTTCACGTTCGTGCAGCACTGGGTCGCGTTCTTCTGGCCGTTCATCATTCTCACCTCGAACAATCCGACCCTGCCGATGGCGGTCCAGCTGCTGCAGGCGAACTACTTCACCGACTACTCGCTCGTCATGGCGGGCGTGCTGGTGACCACGTTCCCGCTCCTGATCCTGTTCGTGGTCGCCGGCCGGCAGCTCGTCAGCGGCATCATGGCCGGCGCGGTCAAGGGCTGA
- a CDS encoding carbohydrate ABC transporter permease, giving the protein MSVITPRPPTAQRPREATARRMGFRQRMGRWDVKVSPYLYISPFFILFAVVGAFPLLYTAFVSVHEWNLLGGQGEFVGLTNYRDVFAQPTFLKAIGNTFSIFALSSVPQVIAALALAAVLNANLRAKTFWRMGVLLPFIVAPVAVGLIFGRLFADDSGLVNALLTQVGLEPLGWHSDRLTSHIAIATMVNFRWTGYNTLIFLAAMQAVPQELYEAAIIDGAGRLRQFFSVTVPQLRPTIIFVIITATIGGLQIFDEPRLFDDQGLGGPSRNWMTVAMYMYDVGWGNQKNFGRAAAIAWLLFLIIIVVALVNFLVSRRIATSDSPRGAARLLARGSGDAGRTPAADATRPTTASKET; this is encoded by the coding sequence ATGAGTGTCATCACCCCGCGCCCGCCGACGGCGCAGCGGCCCCGCGAGGCCACGGCTCGCAGGATGGGGTTCCGGCAGCGGATGGGCCGCTGGGACGTCAAGGTCTCGCCCTACCTGTACATCTCCCCGTTCTTCATCCTGTTCGCGGTGGTCGGGGCCTTCCCGCTGCTGTACACCGCGTTCGTCTCGGTGCACGAGTGGAACCTGCTCGGCGGTCAGGGCGAGTTCGTCGGGTTGACCAACTACCGCGATGTGTTCGCCCAGCCGACCTTCCTCAAGGCCATCGGCAACACGTTCAGCATCTTCGCGCTGTCCTCGGTCCCGCAGGTGATCGCCGCACTCGCCCTGGCGGCGGTGCTGAACGCGAACCTGCGCGCGAAGACGTTCTGGCGGATGGGGGTGCTGCTGCCGTTCATCGTGGCGCCCGTCGCCGTCGGGCTCATCTTCGGCCGGCTGTTCGCCGACGACTCGGGCCTCGTGAACGCCCTGCTCACCCAGGTCGGCCTTGAGCCGCTCGGATGGCACTCGGACCGGCTGACCAGCCACATCGCGATCGCCACGATGGTGAACTTCCGCTGGACCGGCTACAACACCCTGATCTTCCTGGCCGCCATGCAGGCCGTGCCCCAGGAGCTGTACGAGGCCGCGATCATCGACGGTGCGGGCCGGTTGCGCCAGTTCTTCTCGGTCACGGTGCCGCAGCTGCGGCCGACGATCATCTTCGTCATCATCACGGCCACCATCGGCGGCCTCCAGATCTTCGACGAGCCACGTCTGTTCGACGACCAGGGTCTCGGTGGCCCGTCCCGGAACTGGATGACCGTTGCCATGTACATGTACGACGTCGGCTGGGGCAACCAGAAGAACTTCGGCCGCGCCGCCGCGATCGCATGGCTGCTGTTCCTGATCATCATCGTGGTTGCCCTGGTGAACTTCCTCGTCTCGCGCCGGATCGCCACCAGCGACTCCCCGCGAGGTGCCGCCCGGCTCCTCGCGCGCGGCTCCGGCGACGCCGGCCGCACCCCCGCCGCTGACGCCACCCGGCCCACCACCGCCTCGAAGGAGACCTGA
- a CDS encoding ABC transporter substrate-binding protein, translating to MRRRTRALVATAGLCGLALTAACGGGDAGSGETGSTTDGGSGEGEQITLTVATFNDFGYTEELLAQYTAEHPNVVVEHVLAARAEDARANLTTNLASGGEGLSDIEAIEVDWLAELLQYPDYFTDLSDPAVEGRWLESKVAAATTEDGRLLGYGTDVGPQAICYRSDLFAAAGLPTDRAEVAELLGGADATWDDYFEVGRQFVGASDSAWYDSAVSIYQGMINQVEFAYEEGDGTPVGLTNPEVREAYDAVLSASTDDGLSAGFEQWQEDWTAGFQNNAFATMLCPAWMQGPIAGNAAEVEGWDIADVFPGGGGNWGGSYLTVPAGGEHVEEAQALAEWLTSPEIQVQAFGNAGTFPSQVDAYENPDLTGATNEFFNDAPVGEIFASRSLAVDELGFLPYKGPNYFAIHQTVQDAILRVDVTGEQNAEDSWAAAEQAVADLGL from the coding sequence GTGCGACGTAGGACACGAGCACTGGTAGCAACGGCCGGCCTGTGCGGCCTGGCCCTGACGGCCGCGTGCGGCGGCGGCGATGCCGGCAGCGGCGAGACCGGTTCGACCACGGACGGCGGCTCCGGCGAGGGTGAGCAGATCACCCTCACGGTCGCCACGTTCAACGACTTCGGCTACACCGAGGAACTCCTCGCCCAGTACACCGCCGAACACCCGAACGTCGTGGTCGAGCACGTCCTGGCCGCCCGCGCCGAGGACGCGCGGGCCAACCTGACCACGAACCTCGCCTCCGGCGGTGAGGGCCTGAGCGACATCGAGGCCATCGAGGTCGACTGGCTGGCCGAGCTGTTGCAGTACCCCGACTACTTCACCGACCTCTCCGACCCGGCCGTCGAGGGTCGCTGGCTGGAGAGCAAGGTCGCCGCAGCCACCACCGAGGACGGCCGACTGCTCGGCTACGGCACCGACGTCGGCCCGCAGGCGATCTGCTACCGCTCCGACCTGTTCGCCGCGGCGGGCCTGCCCACCGACCGGGCCGAGGTGGCCGAGCTGCTGGGCGGCGCCGACGCCACCTGGGACGACTACTTCGAGGTCGGGCGCCAGTTCGTCGGCGCGTCCGACTCGGCCTGGTACGACTCGGCCGTCTCGATCTACCAGGGCATGATCAACCAGGTCGAGTTCGCCTACGAGGAGGGCGACGGCACCCCTGTCGGGCTGACCAACCCGGAGGTGCGCGAGGCCTACGACGCGGTACTGAGTGCGTCCACCGACGACGGTCTGTCGGCGGGCTTCGAGCAGTGGCAGGAGGACTGGACCGCCGGGTTCCAGAACAACGCGTTCGCGACGATGCTCTGCCCGGCGTGGATGCAGGGCCCGATCGCGGGCAACGCGGCCGAGGTCGAGGGCTGGGACATCGCCGACGTCTTCCCCGGCGGCGGCGGCAACTGGGGCGGCTCGTACCTGACCGTGCCCGCCGGCGGCGAGCACGTCGAGGAGGCCCAGGCACTCGCCGAGTGGCTCACCTCCCCGGAGATCCAGGTCCAGGCGTTCGGCAACGCCGGGACGTTCCCGAGCCAGGTGGACGCCTACGAGAACCCTGACCTGACCGGGGCCACGAACGAGTTCTTCAACGACGCTCCCGTCGGTGAGATCTTCGCGAGCCGCTCCCTCGCCGTCGACGAGCTCGGGTTCCTGCCCTACAAGGGCCCGAACTACTTCGCGATCCACCAGACGGTGCAGGACGCCATCCTTCGTGTGGACGTGACCGGTGAGCAGAACGCCGAGGACTCCTGGGCCGCCGCCGAGCAGGCGGTCGCCGACCTCGGCCTCTAG
- a CDS encoding DUF2505 domain-containing protein: MRFDAAIDYPADTTRVARMFADPEFVRRKVEATGATSTAIEVTAGDDGGFTVLTRRAMPTDRIPTALRSFVGASIDVRFVEVWQRAAADGRRSGTFTLDVAGAPAGATGTTELEPSGAAGSRVRYDGDAKVNVPFLGAAVERAVVEAVQNVLDAERRAAQEWLTER; encoded by the coding sequence ATGCGCTTCGATGCCGCGATCGACTACCCCGCGGACACCACGCGGGTCGCTCGGATGTTCGCCGATCCCGAGTTCGTGCGGCGCAAGGTCGAGGCGACCGGTGCGACGTCGACCGCCATCGAGGTCACCGCTGGCGACGACGGCGGCTTCACCGTGTTGACCCGGCGAGCGATGCCGACCGACAGGATCCCGACGGCGCTGCGCTCCTTCGTCGGCGCCTCGATCGACGTCCGGTTCGTCGAGGTCTGGCAAAGGGCCGCCGCCGATGGGCGGCGCAGCGGGACCTTCACCCTGGACGTGGCCGGCGCGCCGGCCGGAGCCACCGGCACCACCGAGCTCGAGCCCAGCGGCGCGGCCGGCTCCCGGGTCCGCTACGACGGCGACGCGAAGGTCAACGTGCCGTTCCTGGGTGCCGCGGTGGAACGAGCCGTCGTGGAGGCGGTCCAGAACGTGCTCGACGCCGAGCGGCGGGCCGCGCAGGAGTGGCTGACCGAGCGCTGA
- a CDS encoding sensor histidine kinase, translating into MGDLIENHSDLSSQDAEWLHLLVGDWQVISDLSFADLVLWLPTTDGDLVAVAHARPSTGATVHHDDVVGRRAPAGLKTALLQALETKEINRAREARWNGSFAIREEAIPVVRAGRILAVVARETHLGASRTPSRLELNYVESADELCGMIARGEFPLANAATGPRRGAPRVGDGLVRLNSEGEVLYASPNALSAFHRLGVSDEVVGQSLAEVITPLLEDHSPVDESLPLVVMGRAAWRTDVEARGVSLSLRAVPVTEYGQRVGAVLLVRDVSELRRRERELLTKDATIREIHHRVKNNLQTVAALLRLQARRTDSDEAKSALNEAMRRVATIATVHEALSQTIDEVVDFDEVFGRTLRLVADVAAGEAHVKTVREGAFGRVPATDATALAVVLTELVTNAVEHGLATTGGTVTINSRRDGPMLRVSVIDDGVGMGEDPQMKGLGTQIVRTLVATELDGTISWQPVPSGGTEVVLEARVGELRDY; encoded by the coding sequence ATGGGTGACCTGATCGAGAACCACAGCGACCTGAGCAGCCAGGACGCCGAGTGGCTGCATCTGCTGGTGGGGGACTGGCAGGTGATCTCCGACCTGTCCTTCGCCGACCTGGTGCTCTGGTTGCCGACCACCGACGGCGACCTGGTGGCCGTCGCACACGCGCGCCCCTCGACCGGGGCGACCGTGCACCACGACGACGTGGTCGGCAGGCGCGCCCCCGCCGGACTCAAGACGGCGCTGCTGCAGGCCCTGGAGACCAAGGAGATCAACCGCGCGCGCGAGGCCCGCTGGAACGGGTCGTTCGCGATCCGCGAGGAGGCCATCCCGGTGGTGCGGGCGGGTCGCATCCTTGCGGTCGTCGCCCGCGAGACGCACCTCGGTGCGAGCCGCACCCCGAGCCGGCTCGAACTCAACTACGTGGAGTCAGCGGACGAGCTCTGCGGGATGATCGCGCGCGGAGAGTTCCCGCTGGCGAACGCGGCCACCGGTCCGCGGCGCGGCGCCCCCCGGGTGGGGGACGGACTGGTCCGGCTGAACAGCGAGGGCGAGGTCCTGTACGCGAGCCCGAACGCGCTCAGCGCGTTCCACCGGCTCGGTGTCAGCGACGAGGTCGTCGGGCAGTCCCTGGCGGAGGTGATCACCCCGCTGCTGGAGGACCACTCGCCGGTCGACGAGTCGCTCCCGCTCGTGGTGATGGGCCGGGCGGCGTGGCGCACCGATGTGGAGGCGCGTGGGGTCAGCCTGTCCCTGCGAGCGGTGCCCGTCACGGAGTACGGCCAGCGCGTCGGAGCGGTCCTGCTCGTGCGCGACGTGTCCGAACTGCGTCGCCGCGAGCGCGAACTCCTCACCAAGGACGCCACGATCCGCGAGATCCACCACCGCGTGAAGAACAACCTGCAGACGGTGGCCGCGCTGTTGCGGTTGCAGGCGCGTCGAACCGACTCCGACGAGGCCAAGTCCGCGCTGAACGAGGCGATGCGTCGGGTTGCGACCATCGCGACGGTGCACGAGGCGTTGTCCCAGACCATCGACGAGGTGGTCGACTTCGACGAGGTCTTCGGACGCACCCTGCGCCTGGTGGCCGACGTCGCCGCGGGCGAGGCGCACGTCAAGACGGTGCGCGAGGGCGCCTTCGGCCGCGTGCCGGCCACCGACGCGACGGCCCTGGCCGTCGTGCTCACCGAACTGGTGACCAACGCCGTCGAGCACGGGCTGGCGACCACCGGCGGCACCGTGACGATCAACTCCCGCCGGGATGGCCCGATGCTCCGGGTCAGTGTCATCGACGACGGCGTCGGCATGGGCGAGGACCCGCAGATGAAGGGCCTCGGCACCCAGATCGTGCGCACGCTCGTGGCCACCGAACTGGATGGGACCATCTCCTGGCAGCCGGTCCCCAGCGGTGGCACGGAGGTCGTCCTCGAGGCCCGCGTCGGCGAGCTGCGGGACTACTGA
- a CDS encoding WhiB family transcriptional regulator produces the protein MDWRHNASCLTEDPELFFPIGNTGPALVQIEEAKAVCRRCPVVDTCLKWAIESGQDAGVWGGMSEDERRALKRRTARARRAG, from the coding sequence ATGGATTGGCGTCACAACGCGTCCTGTCTGACCGAAGACCCCGAGCTCTTCTTCCCGATCGGGAACACCGGGCCCGCGCTCGTGCAGATCGAGGAGGCGAAGGCCGTGTGCCGTCGCTGCCCCGTCGTGGACACGTGCCTGAAGTGGGCGATCGAGTCCGGTCAGGACGCCGGCGTCTGGGGCGGGATGTCCGAGGACGAGCGCCGCGCGCTGAAGCGCCGCACCGCCCGCGCCCGCCGCGCCGGCTGA